A stretch of DNA from Oceanispirochaeta sp. M1:
TCTTATGATTAAACAAATTGGGAACATCCGGTATGAAGCTTTGTGTCTCTATTAAAAGCTGTTCCAATAAAGAGCTGAGAGACCGGGGTAACTCTTCTACAGAGTGTCTGAAATTACTGTCAGCCTGATTTCTGTTCCGAACACCCAATAACACTGTATCGGCAGAAACATGCATAAGCGTGAAAGCCGAAACAGCCTGTTCAACAGAAATCTTCCATTTGGAGCACTCATCGCCGATTCGGGTCAGTAAGGATGTCAGCTTCTCTCTGATTTCAGGGCTGTAAAGGATCATCTTATGTCTGAAGCCGTCATGCTCTCTGGCAAGATGATCAATTCCATTGTCAGTCAGAATTCCCTGGGCCAGAACTCCATAGGGGATAAACCCGATATTGTTTTCCTTAAGCCAGGGGATCAGTTTCTCTTCAAGCTTTGGCCAGAAGATGTTGTATCCTCCCTGAAAAACATCCACTTCTCCTGCTTCTTCCAGCATCTCTATCTGGGGGATGGTGAAGTTACTCACACCGATGGCCCTGATCCTACCCTCTTTTCTCAATTTTTCCAGGGCTTCCATTCCCGGTCGCATATCACAGTCTGACAAGGGCCAGTGTATATAGAAAATATCAATATAATCAGTCATAAGCCTCTTAAGGCTTGTATGGAAACTTTCAACCATTTTATCGGGATCCGAATAAAATACCTTTGTTCCCAGACTGATGTCATTGCGGATTTTTCTGAGTTGCTGACCGAGAAGCTGTTCTGAGCGACCTTTACCATAGACCGGAGCCGTATCAAAATGGCTGACTCCAAGAGTCAGTGCCCTGTGGATGGCACGTACAGAATCCTTATGATCCTGCTCACCCCAGTATTCACCCCCTAAAGCCCATGATCCGAAGCTGTATGGTGCTAATCTGCCTATCCTTTTTGTCAGTCTATTTTCTTTTTTCATAGTGAATAACATCAATATACCGTTCTATGGAGGGTAACTCCATAAAAAAAACATATTTATTTTTTAATATTGACATTTTCACATCTTGCGTAAGAAACGGTTTTACATGACTATTCTGGCATGAATTAAGGCCGCCCGTCAGGAGCGGTATTACCATATAGATTTTCGGAGTCTTTTTATCGGCTCTATTTAGTTATCGGGAGAATAATGAAACTACTCAAAACAACTCTGTCCCTCCTAACAGTATTACTACTGTCCGGATGTCTGAGTCAGAATTCCAATGAAACAGAGCGCACTGAACTGAGCAGAGCTCAGTATGAGTCCTATCTGAAAAATGCTGTTTACGGCAATATGAATATTGAAACTGAAGATCCTGTTGTTACCAGAGAACGGCATCTGGAATATTTTTCTATAGTTTCCGGAGATTATGTTATAGCTCGTATTATCTATGACGAAGCTGTTAAATATAACATCGACCCCGAACTGGCTTTTGCTCTAGTCTTCAATGAGAGCCGCTTTAATCCCAACGCGATTAATGAAAACAGAAACTCCATTGACAGGGGCCTGTTCCAGCTCAATTCCCGATCCTTTCCCAATCTGAGGGAGCAGGATTTCTTTGATCCTGAGATCAATATTCCTCTGGGAGTTGCCTATCTTCGTTACTGCCTGGATATGGGTGGAAATGAAGTGACCGCACTTGCAATGTATAATGCCGGACCCAACAGGGTGAAAGACAGTAGAACTCCAAAAATGACACTGGATTACATACATAAAATCCAGAATTACAAAGGCAGTTTGGAGCATGGAATCATTCCTGATGATTTCAACCCCTCCATCGCACCTGTTCCCGATAGTAAATCGGTGAAGAATGTTACTCTACTTATGGAATAAAGCAGAAAAATAAACTAAGCTGACGGCTATGATTATTGTTCTGCGAAACACGGTTGAAGATGCTGAAAAAAAGCATATTAAAGAGTATCTGGAATCCCGAGGCCTCAAGGTTCGGGAGATTATCGGTGAAAATGAGACAGTTCTCGGAGCTGTCGGTCCCGTTTCTCTGGATATCAGACAAATTGAACTCCTCCCCGGAGTTGTCCAGGTTATTCCCATCACGAAACCATACAAACTGGCTTCCAGGGAACTCAAGAAAGACGATACAGTCTTTGACGTGGGTCCTGTTACCATAGGTGGAAACCGGGTCTGTGTCATAGCCGGACCCTGTGCCGTAGAATCACGTGAACAGATTATTGAATCCGCTCTGGCCGTTAAAAAAGCCGGTGCTGTTATCCTCCGTGGTGGAGCCTTCAAGCCCCGGACCTCTCCTTATGCTTTTCAGGGTCTTGGAGAAGAGGGCTGTAAATACCTTAAAGAAGCCGGTGAACTTACGGGTATGCCTGTTGTAACAGAAATTGTATCCCCCTCTGACGCGGAAATGATGAAAGAATATATTGATATCTTTCAGATCGGCGCCAGGAATATGCAGAACTTTGAGCTCCTTAAAAAAGTAGGTTCCCTGGGGATGCCCGTTCTTCTGAAACGTGGACTCTCTGCTACCATTCAGGAGTGGCTTATGGCCGCTGAATACCTGATGTCTTCCGGTACCGACAAGGTTATTCTCTGTGAAAGGGGAATCAGAACATTTGAAACCATGACCAGAAATACACTGGATCTTTCGGCTGTTCCTGTTGTACAGAAATTGAGCCATCTTCCGGTAATAGTAGACCCCTCTCATGGAACGGGTCTCAGAAATAAAGTACTTCCCATGGCATTGGCCGCCATTGCTGCAGGGGCCAATGGATTAACTATCGAAGTTCATCCCGATCCCGACAATGCCAGCTCCGACGGACCTCAGTCTCTGTACCCCGAACAGTTTGAAAAACTGATGTGTGACCTTGAAACACTGAGTCCCGTTGTAGGAAAGGAAATTTCCCGTTTACCCGATAAAAGACATCTGGCTTTTGTAGAGGCTGTAAAAAATACTGCCACTGCAAAGGGAAAGGACAGCATATCCAAAGCAGCCTTTCAGGGAATCCATGGAGCCTATAGTGAACTGGCTGCCAGAACATATTTTAGCGGCAGTGAGGTTGAAGCTGTAGCTGTACCCCATTTTTCTGATATTTTCCGTGATGTTCTTGCAGGAGATGCAGACTGGGGCGTTGTTCCTCTGGAAAACTCCGTTGCCGGCTCAATCCTTGAGAACTATGATCTTCTCTACAGATATTCAGATCTCAGAATTATCGGTGAGATTAAGATAAGAATCCGTCATAATCTGATGGCTGCCCCCGGAACAAAGCTGGAGGATATTAAGAAGGTTTATTCCCATCCTCAGGCACTGTCCCAGTGTTCAACCTATCTGGAGAAGCATGGTATTGAGGCCGTGAGTTTTTTTGATACAGCCGGAGCAGCATCTCATGTTGCCGAAGTGAAGGACAGCACTATTGCAGCTGTAGCCGGAGCTGATGCTGCTGGATTCTATAATCTTGAAATCCTTGCCGAAGGAATCGAGACCAACCCCCATAACTATACCAGATTTGCCATCGTTGCCCGAAAGGATATGATCTCTCCCGATGAGAGTGTGGATAAGGCTTCCATCGTATTTTCACTGGCTGATGAAGCCGGTTCTCTCTCTTCCTGTCTGTCTGTATTCTCTGAATACAACCTGAATATGAAGAAGCTGGAATCCAGACCCATTCATGGAAAACCCTGGTCTTATATGTTTTATGTAGATCTTGATATTCCTGAGGATAGAACTGTTTTTGACAAGGCTGTTAAAAAGATAAAAACCCTGGCCGAAGACTTCAGAATTTTAGGACTCTACCATCGCTGACTGGATAAATGCCAAGGCGGTAAATCTGCCTTGGCTGGCTAAAGTATTCTCCTGGTTTTATGATTCGGGGTCTATGATTCGGGGTCTATGCCGAGGGCTTTCAGCTGTTCGATCTCTTCAAGCTGAACCTGGTACTCTTTAAGGCCTGATACAATTTTCCCTACAACCATTTTCATCTGCTGCAGTTCAGCCTTGAAGCCTTTCACCTTGTTTTTGAGTTCAGGATCAGCATCATCTTTGAAAAAACGCTCCAGTGCTGCCAGGCGGTTTATTATCTTCTTTAGTTCAAGCTGATTCTTCTCAAGAAACTCTTCCAGTTGAGGCAGATCCGATTCGGCGGCTCTCAAATAACTGGTGCTCTGGGGATTATTCAGGTTCTTGTAGAAATTGGCTTTCATTCTGATCCAGTTGAGATAGC
This window harbors:
- the aroF gene encoding 3-deoxy-7-phosphoheptulonate synthase is translated as MIIVLRNTVEDAEKKHIKEYLESRGLKVREIIGENETVLGAVGPVSLDIRQIELLPGVVQVIPITKPYKLASRELKKDDTVFDVGPVTIGGNRVCVIAGPCAVESREQIIESALAVKKAGAVILRGGAFKPRTSPYAFQGLGEEGCKYLKEAGELTGMPVVTEIVSPSDAEMMKEYIDIFQIGARNMQNFELLKKVGSLGMPVLLKRGLSATIQEWLMAAEYLMSSGTDKVILCERGIRTFETMTRNTLDLSAVPVVQKLSHLPVIVDPSHGTGLRNKVLPMALAAIAAGANGLTIEVHPDPDNASSDGPQSLYPEQFEKLMCDLETLSPVVGKEISRLPDKRHLAFVEAVKNTATAKGKDSISKAAFQGIHGAYSELAARTYFSGSEVEAVAVPHFSDIFRDVLAGDADWGVVPLENSVAGSILENYDLLYRYSDLRIIGEIKIRIRHNLMAAPGTKLEDIKKVYSHPQALSQCSTYLEKHGIEAVSFFDTAGAASHVAEVKDSTIAAVAGADAAGFYNLEILAEGIETNPHNYTRFAIVARKDMISPDESVDKASIVFSLADEAGSLSSCLSVFSEYNLNMKKLESRPIHGKPWSYMFYVDLDIPEDRTVFDKAVKKIKTLAEDFRILGLYHR
- a CDS encoding aldo/keto reductase — translated: MKKENRLTKRIGRLAPYSFGSWALGGEYWGEQDHKDSVRAIHRALTLGVSHFDTAPVYGKGRSEQLLGQQLRKIRNDISLGTKVFYSDPDKMVESFHTSLKRLMTDYIDIFYIHWPLSDCDMRPGMEALEKLRKEGRIRAIGVSNFTIPQIEMLEEAGEVDVFQGGYNIFWPKLEEKLIPWLKENNIGFIPYGVLAQGILTDNGIDHLAREHDGFRHKMILYSPEIREKLTSLLTRIGDECSKWKISVEQAVSAFTLMHVSADTVLLGVRNRNQADSNFRHSVEELPRSLSSLLEQLLIETQSFIPDVPNLFNHKS
- a CDS encoding transglycosylase SLT domain-containing protein, translating into MKLLKTTLSLLTVLLLSGCLSQNSNETERTELSRAQYESYLKNAVYGNMNIETEDPVVTRERHLEYFSIVSGDYVIARIIYDEAVKYNIDPELAFALVFNESRFNPNAINENRNSIDRGLFQLNSRSFPNLREQDFFDPEINIPLGVAYLRYCLDMGGNEVTALAMYNAGPNRVKDSRTPKMTLDYIHKIQNYKGSLEHGIIPDDFNPSIAPVPDSKSVKNVTLLME